The DNA segment CCAACATCTTTCCATATAAAGTTCTTTTATCTCTGATTCTTCAAATTTAGAtaaaaatttcatgaaaataTATGTGAGCTTATACACAAATCCAAATACTTCAAATTTGTACGAATCCATAATCCTAGAAGGAAGTTGATTTTACATCTGAAGTAAAAGTTGCTTACCAGTGGTTGGCATTCATTTTTCTTCAACTATTAAAAGAGATATTTTCAGACAATCTTCCTTGTAATCATCCTGAAGCCCTGATTTTAACATTTTAAAAGTTAAAACTAGTAGGATTTTTTCCATGCTATCTTGAATGTCCAAGGATGCAAACAAATCTGCATCCCATCCATGGAAGTGCACAGTAAATCCTGAATATTTCACCATAatgaaaagaaacaagaaaaggcaTTACATCTAACCATAATGATGACCTATATCATGCTAGAAAACCAAAAGGGCAATTTACATTATATTTTTAATTGGTTAGCTTCTAGCAGGATTTAAACAAAAGGGAGATGTTCAGAAACAAGCAtggataatttatcaaaaaacaTTTACATACATATACAAATAATAACTATCTTACCAATTCCCATCATATTTTCCTTGTTGATCTCCACAATATAATCAGAAAGATAGCTGATGAACAGTGTAGTATTGACTAAACCATTCTTCGAACCTTGAAGGGAAGCTTGGAGATCACTAGCTTCAGAAAAAGATGATCCAGAGATAAAGTCATGAAAGAGAGGCTGTATGAGTTTTAAGTTGTTCAAATTGTTATACACCTGAGGAAACAAATGGATCCTCAAAACATTCACATCTGACCCTCTGAAGGTTTTGGGCTCATCATTTGTGTATGTATCTGATATCATTGTACCAGTGACAAAGCTAACATGATTACCATCAGCATGGTCCTTTGCTGAAAGGTTGAACCGGAAACCTACAGAAATGGCAGGATCATTTGGGAGGTCAACAAACTGCCATGAAATATAATGATTTCTTCGAGGAATCTGACAACTGttgcatttaagagatatagtaggACCACTGCTTGTGTTTTGGCAATTATATTCTACATACGTTGACAAAGGATAAACTCTGTAGTCAATAGAGCCAACAGTTCCAATCACCAGGGAATCAAGGCCACGTAAATGAGAACAGCTCATGCTAGAAATAGTGGTTATATTAAATTCCAAGTCATTGACAAACGAAAGTAGATCTGGGGCATTTGCAGGTCTGACTCGATGCACTTCGATGCTCCACTTAGTAATAATCTGATACAGCAA comes from the Musa acuminata AAA Group cultivar baxijiao chromosome BXJ2-8, Cavendish_Baxijiao_AAA, whole genome shotgun sequence genome and includes:
- the LOC135619421 gene encoding uncharacterized protein LOC135619421 isoform X5 encodes the protein MEVNGSGGCPAMAFRYNGTLCACNPGRYLVNGSCALFETGGDWMVSSGVSPAPTFLTTVLPIDDIKRFTQSQAVLLEATLVLLLVWLAFCLALRFTRVDNGRSFWFRLRWWISRFDTFYDTKHWLDDNKVVIKRKTELGGTFSVASWILFVGLLSALLYQIITKWSIEVHRVRPANAPDLLSFVNDLEFNITTISSMSCSHLRGLDSLVIGTVGSIDYRVYPLSTYVEYNCQNTSSGPTISLKCNSCQIPRRNHYISWQFVDLPNDPAISVGFRFNLSAKDHADGNHVSFVTGTMISDTYTNDEPKTFRGSDVNVLRIHLFPQVYNNLNNLKLIQPLFHDFISGSSFSEASDLQASLQGSKNGLVNTTLFISYLSDYIVEINKENMMGIVGFLADVGGLYAISLAIFLFFLVQENLGIESEEEMQQSNMSGTS